The region AATCGTTGTCGGTGGCGTAGATCTGGCCGTGGTTCTCCATCATGGCCGCCAGAGCCAGGGTCTTGCCGCCGCCGCCGGCGCATAGATCGACCACCTGCTCGCCGGGCTTGGCGCCCGACAGCAGCGCCACAAGCTGCGAGCCCTCGTCCTGGATCTCGATCCAGCCTTTCAGGAATTCGGGCTCCGACTGCACGGCCGGCCCGCGTCCGTCCTCGCTCGGCGCGATCCGCAAGCCCAGCGGCGAGAGCGGCGTCTCGACGGCGCCGAGATGCGGCAGGGCATCGTGCGCCTCCTCGCGGGATGAGACCTTGAGGGTGTTCACCCGCAGATCCAGCGGGGCGCGGGTCGCAAGCGCCTGCATCTCGGCCACGAGATCACCGCCGAAGAGACCTTGGAGCGATGGTTCGATCCAGTCCGGGAAGTCGCCTGCCACATGGGCCGGGGCACCGCTGAGATCCGCCTTCTCCAGGCGCTCCCGCTCGTCCGCCGAGAGCGGCTCCGGCGCGAAACGCTCGCCGGAGCAGAGCGCCGCGATGGCTTCCACACCAAGACCGCGCTGCAACCGCAGCATGCCGAGCACGACGGAACGGGACGTGTTCTCGCCCATGACCCAGGTCGCGGACGCCTTCCGCCGCAAGGCATCGTAAACGAGGCTCGCGATGGCGGCCCGGTCCTTGGAGCCGGCGAAGCGATGGGACAATCCCCAATCCTTCAGGGCCTCGGTCGCCGGACGGCGCCGGGCCTCGATATCGGCTAGGACCTCGATGGCGGCGGAGATGCGGGCTGCAGGTGTCATTGAAAGAGTACACTCAAGCTTGGCCGTATAAACGACACATTGTTACCTATATTTCGTCCTCATCGGGAGTGGATGGTGAAGGTGCGTGCAATCCGCACGAATCCTCTTTGGAGCCACTCTCGATGTTGACCCGACTGACGCGCGGCCTCGTTGCCGTCGGCCTTACCCTGACCATCGCCGCTTGCGCCACCGCCCCTGCTGCCGATCTCACCCCGCCTCCCGTCAAGCAGATGGATGCCAAGACGCAGCTCGAGAGCGGCCGGAAGTACTGAGCGTCTAACACATTCGCAGTTCAAAAGTCTGGCCGGCCCTTTGTTGGCGACTCTCGGATCGAGATGGCCGGCACATGGCCGGCCATGACGTCGAAGGAAGCGCTTGGCCGGCCCACTTATATCCCTGTCTCGGCTGCCAGCACCCGAATGCCGAAGATGACCCACATCGCGACCAGGATCAGCACCCCGACCACGAAGGCCATGAAACGCTGGGGCACCTTGTTCGAGGTCGTGTGGATGGCCGCATGGACGAGGCGGCTCGCCACGAACATCCAGGACATCACCACGAAGAGCATATCGGCCTTGCGGGTGATCAGCGCCAGCACCACCAGCACGTAGAACAGGACCGGCAGCTCGAACTGGTTATGGTACGAGTTCTGGACCTGCAGGATGCGCGTTGGCCAGTTGCGCTCGCCCAGGGCGATGTCCTTCACCTTCACCTCCCCCGCTCGAAGGCTGCCAGCCCGCGAACTGCCCATCCAGAGCAGCAGCAGGACGGTCATGGCGACCTGGACATAGACCGGGAGAAGGATGGCGGTGATGCTCATGGGCGAGAACTCGACTGAAGCTTAGCTACGAGTCGGGTAGTTAGGGCTCTCCCGGGTGATCGTCACGTCGTGGACGTGGCTTTCACGCAGGCCCGCGCTGGTGATGCGGATGAAGGTCGCCTTTTCCTGGAATTCCGGCAGGGTCGCGGCGCCCACATAGCCCATGGAGGCACGAAGGCCGCCGGTGAGCTGGTGCAGCACGGCCGAAACCGGCCCCTTGTAGGCCACCTGCCCCTCGATGCCTTCCGGCACGAGCTTGAGGGTGTCGCGCACCTCCGCCTGAAAGTAGCGATCCGCCGAGCCGCGGGCCATGGCGCCGACCGAGCCCATGCCCCGATAGGACTTGTAGGAACGGCCCTGGTAGAGGAACACCTCGCCCGGCGTCTCGTCCGTTCCCGCCAGCAGGGAGCCGACCATGGCGCAGGAGGCGCCGGCCGCAAGGGCTTTGGCGAGATCGCCCGAGAACTTGATGCCGCCATCGGCGATCACCGGCACGTCCGCCTGCGAGGCCGCCTCGACGGCTTCCATGATGGCCGTGAGCTGGGGCACGCCGACGCCGGCCACGATGCGGGTGGTGCAGATGGAGCCGGGACCGATGCCGACCTTGATCGCATCCGCGCCCGCATCGATGAGCGC is a window of Microvirga lotononidis DNA encoding:
- a CDS encoding RsmB/NOP family class I SAM-dependent RNA methyltransferase: MTPAARISAAIEVLADIEARRRPATEALKDWGLSHRFAGSKDRAAIASLVYDALRRKASATWVMGENTSRSVVLGMLRLQRGLGVEAIAALCSGERFAPEPLSADERERLEKADLSGAPAHVAGDFPDWIEPSLQGLFGGDLVAEMQALATRAPLDLRVNTLKVSSREEAHDALPHLGAVETPLSPLGLRIAPSEDGRGPAVQSEPEFLKGWIEIQDEGSQLVALLSGAKPGEQVVDLCAGGGGKTLALAAMMENHGQIYATDNDSRRLAPIHDRLARAGVRNVQVRTPRAKADAVTDLDGKMDCVLVDAPCTGVGTWRRNPDAKWRLRPGSLETRRKEQELVLDRAARLVKPGGRIVYITCSILAEENDEALSTFMERHDGFKPVPADKALEAAQLGHLKNLVRPTAHGLQLTPHRTGTDGFYAAILVRNP
- a CDS encoding MAPEG family protein, whose translation is MSITAILLPVYVQVAMTVLLLLWMGSSRAGSLRAGEVKVKDIALGERNWPTRILQVQNSYHNQFELPVLFYVLVVLALITRKADMLFVVMSWMFVASRLVHAAIHTTSNKVPQRFMAFVVGVLILVAMWVIFGIRVLAAETGI